A stretch of the Bacillus licheniformis DSM 13 = ATCC 14580 genome encodes the following:
- a CDS encoding glycoside hydrolase family 43 protein, giving the protein MAKSLTGKAKHHPPVWNPNIDGGRFCNPVLFMDYSDPDVIRKGSDFFMAASSFSCFPGIPILHSTDLVNWSLISHVFDELPFGEYEAPAHGKGAWAPSIRYHNGEFWVYFATPDEGIFMSKTSDPFKGWEPLIQVKKTKGWIDPCPFWDDDGNAYLIHAYANSRIGIKSKLNLCRMKKDGTALEDDGEIVFDGTLNHPTIEGPKLYKKDGYYYIFAPAGGVKTGWQTVLRSKQIYGPYEDKVVLHQGNTVINGPHQGGWVELDSGESWFIHFQDRGAFGRVVQLQPVRWFDGWPLMGEDINGDGIGEPVLHWEKPKTGAKEVKLPFDHGNDDFSSSDRLALHWQWEANPKQEWYSLSASPGRLRLYSRGIAHPFKLSRLPNLLMQKFSGPSFTATVKLSLNALSETMMAGLAVMGREYAYLGFSKSENGYRLSVYEGRIEGDQEDVKTEERGVHAEMVYLRVTVDEQAVCRFSCSMDRRHFTQIGNSFQAVPGLWTGAKAGVYCADTGGEDGQDGWCDIEWFSVEPAGGECHER; this is encoded by the coding sequence ATGGCAAAAAGCCTGACTGGCAAGGCGAAACATCATCCGCCTGTCTGGAATCCGAACATTGACGGCGGGCGGTTTTGCAATCCCGTTCTTTTCATGGACTACTCAGATCCGGATGTCATTCGGAAAGGCAGCGACTTTTTTATGGCGGCTTCAAGTTTTTCCTGTTTTCCCGGAATTCCCATTTTGCACTCGACAGATTTGGTGAACTGGTCATTGATCAGCCATGTGTTTGACGAGCTCCCCTTCGGCGAATATGAGGCCCCTGCTCATGGCAAAGGAGCGTGGGCGCCGAGCATTCGATACCATAACGGAGAATTCTGGGTGTATTTCGCAACGCCTGATGAAGGAATCTTCATGAGCAAAACATCAGATCCGTTTAAAGGATGGGAGCCTCTCATACAGGTCAAAAAGACAAAGGGCTGGATTGATCCTTGTCCATTTTGGGATGACGATGGAAATGCCTATCTGATCCATGCTTACGCAAACAGCAGAATCGGGATCAAGAGCAAGCTGAATCTTTGCCGAATGAAAAAAGACGGAACGGCTTTGGAAGACGATGGAGAAATCGTCTTTGACGGCACGCTGAACCACCCTACGATTGAAGGACCGAAATTGTATAAAAAAGACGGCTATTATTATATCTTTGCTCCGGCGGGAGGGGTGAAGACAGGCTGGCAGACGGTTTTGCGGAGCAAGCAGATTTACGGTCCCTATGAAGACAAGGTTGTCCTTCACCAAGGAAATACGGTCATTAACGGTCCGCACCAGGGAGGCTGGGTTGAACTTGATTCCGGAGAGTCATGGTTTATCCACTTTCAAGATCGCGGAGCATTCGGCAGAGTTGTGCAACTTCAACCTGTCCGCTGGTTCGACGGCTGGCCGCTGATGGGTGAAGACATAAACGGCGACGGGATCGGAGAACCGGTTTTGCATTGGGAAAAGCCGAAGACGGGCGCCAAAGAAGTGAAACTGCCCTTTGATCATGGCAATGATGATTTTTCTTCTTCAGACCGCCTTGCGCTTCATTGGCAATGGGAAGCGAATCCGAAGCAAGAATGGTACTCTCTCAGCGCCAGTCCCGGCCGGCTTCGCTTATACAGCCGCGGCATCGCTCATCCGTTCAAACTGAGCCGCCTGCCGAACCTTCTGATGCAGAAATTTTCGGGGCCAAGCTTCACAGCAACGGTCAAATTGTCGCTAAACGCCTTGTCGGAAACTATGATGGCCGGCTTGGCTGTCATGGGAAGGGAATACGCCTATCTCGGCTTCTCGAAATCAGAAAACGGTTATCGGCTTTCTGTATACGAAGGCCGTATAGAAGGTGATCAGGAAGATGTCAAAACAGAAGAGCGCGGCGTACATGCGGAAATGGTCTATTTGCGCGTGACTGTTGATGAACAGGCGGTCTGCCGTTTCAGCTGCAGCATGGACCGGCGTCATTTCACACAGATTGGGAATTCGTTTCAGGCTGTTCCCGGACTGTGGACGGGTGCCAAAGCAGGTGTATATTGCGCCGATACCGGCGGAGAAGACGGACAGGACGGATGGTGCGATATCGAATGGTTCAGTGTCGAACCGGCAGGAGGGGAATGCCATGAGCGGTGA
- a CDS encoding glycoside hydrolase family 43 protein codes for MSGEHTYTNPVLTGFHPDPSIIRVGEDYYMVNSTFQYFPAIVISHSKDLVHWKIIGHGITENEGLDLSDINDSHGIWAPDISYHNGTFYIFATHRLNGPTVINGRKLIRRQIMIKSSRPEGPYSKPVFIDEGSGIDPSHFVDGDGKHYMLLSPACTLFPLNEECTDISGEPVQIWEGTGRRAPEGPHLLKKDGYYYAILAEGGTGYSHSITTARSTHLYGPYEPCPYNPILTQTDPDAPIQRAGHGKLVETQNGEWWAVYLCGRPNQGSYTTVGRETALDPVEWTDDGWFVINNLKGPSLVQRAPNLPQVKWDEKNFDDFDEDTLGLDWQFVRNPDHSSWSLIERPGYLRLWTGDWDLHDIRAKNTVVRREKHHLYSAGVKLDFSPSASGEQAGIVCYYSTNNYLKCCLIYEEGLKIKVVENRSGCQKTLGKKHAEAGPLFLKAVINKQKRDFYYSYEGKHWHHAGGTEDASFLSDEGSRDAKGHTGTMVGIFANNGGSGRKAAADFDWFRYIAY; via the coding sequence ATGAGCGGTGAACACACATATACGAACCCGGTGTTGACCGGTTTTCATCCGGACCCTTCAATTATCAGAGTCGGGGAAGATTATTACATGGTGAACTCAACGTTCCAGTATTTCCCGGCAATCGTTATTTCCCACTCTAAAGATTTAGTCCATTGGAAGATCATCGGCCACGGAATCACGGAAAATGAAGGATTGGACCTGTCGGATATCAATGATTCGCACGGCATTTGGGCGCCTGATATTTCGTATCATAACGGAACCTTCTACATCTTCGCGACGCACAGGCTGAACGGACCGACTGTCATCAACGGCCGAAAGCTGATCCGCAGACAGATTATGATCAAGTCCAGCCGCCCCGAAGGGCCTTATTCAAAGCCCGTTTTCATTGATGAAGGCAGCGGCATCGATCCTTCTCACTTCGTTGACGGCGACGGGAAACACTATATGCTGCTCAGTCCTGCCTGCACGCTCTTTCCTCTAAATGAAGAATGCACAGACATCTCCGGCGAGCCGGTTCAGATATGGGAAGGGACTGGGAGAAGGGCGCCTGAAGGGCCGCATTTGCTGAAAAAAGACGGTTATTACTACGCGATATTGGCAGAAGGAGGAACCGGATATTCCCACTCGATTACGACAGCCCGCTCAACGCATTTGTACGGTCCTTATGAGCCCTGCCCGTATAATCCGATTTTAACGCAGACAGACCCGGATGCTCCGATTCAAAGAGCAGGACACGGCAAGCTCGTTGAAACCCAGAATGGAGAATGGTGGGCGGTGTATCTATGCGGACGGCCCAATCAAGGTAGCTATACAACGGTTGGGAGGGAGACCGCTTTGGATCCCGTCGAATGGACGGATGACGGCTGGTTTGTCATCAACAACTTGAAGGGCCCGAGTCTTGTTCAGCGCGCTCCAAACCTCCCCCAAGTCAAATGGGATGAAAAGAATTTCGACGATTTTGACGAGGATACGCTCGGTCTTGACTGGCAGTTTGTCAGGAATCCCGATCATTCCAGCTGGTCTTTGATCGAGAGACCGGGATATCTCAGGCTGTGGACAGGTGATTGGGATTTACATGACATCCGTGCAAAAAATACGGTCGTCAGAAGGGAAAAGCACCACCTATACAGCGCCGGCGTGAAACTCGACTTTTCACCTTCGGCCTCCGGAGAGCAAGCGGGGATCGTCTGCTACTACAGCACGAATAATTATTTGAAATGCTGCTTGATCTATGAAGAAGGATTGAAGATCAAGGTCGTGGAAAATCGCTCCGGTTGCCAAAAAACGCTGGGGAAAAAACATGCCGAGGCCGGCCCGCTGTTTCTGAAAGCTGTCATCAATAAGCAAAAGAGGGATTTTTACTACAGTTATGAAGGGAAGCATTGGCACCACGCGGGCGGTACAGAGGACGCCAGTTTTTTAAGCGATGAGGGTTCGCGTGACGCAAAGGGACATACGGGAACGATGGTCGGGATATTCGCCAATAACGGCGGAAGCGGCAGAAAGGCTGCCGCTGATTTTGACTGGTTCCGCTATATTGCATATTAA
- a CDS encoding AraC family transcriptional regulator, whose amino-acid sequence MLHPKYFIAEHSFSIQYMQRKGFTEMNAPHVHEGYELYYLLSGERTYFINQSVYTAEKGTMIIINPHDLHRTSSTEVQEFERILINFSHDFIEPLLKCSHYRLLPFPENQNFIAFSLREQAAVEHMLMEMKKECKLKKEGHEDVVRALLFQLLFTIYRSLAGGGRNQTRPLHPMDEKISEIASYINCSFQETMTLDGLAGQFYISPSYLSRVFKKVTGFHLQEYIRHIRIREAKKRLRDTDEKILDIAADTGFKHISHFNKVFKEIVGIPPLQYRKKSRDI is encoded by the coding sequence ATGCTCCATCCTAAATATTTCATAGCCGAGCATTCTTTTTCGATTCAATATATGCAGAGAAAAGGATTTACCGAGATGAACGCGCCGCATGTTCATGAAGGCTATGAACTGTATTATCTGCTGAGCGGAGAACGCACGTATTTTATTAACCAAAGCGTCTATACCGCGGAAAAAGGCACGATGATCATCATCAATCCCCACGACCTCCACCGAACGTCAAGCACGGAAGTTCAAGAGTTCGAACGCATCCTGATTAATTTCTCGCACGATTTCATAGAACCATTGCTGAAGTGCAGCCATTATCGGCTTCTTCCGTTTCCGGAAAATCAAAACTTCATCGCATTTTCCCTGCGTGAACAGGCCGCAGTCGAACATATGCTGATGGAGATGAAAAAGGAGTGCAAGCTGAAAAAAGAAGGACACGAGGATGTCGTCAGGGCGCTGCTGTTTCAGCTGCTTTTCACCATTTACCGGAGCCTTGCGGGCGGCGGCCGCAATCAAACACGGCCGCTTCACCCGATGGATGAAAAAATCTCGGAAATCGCTTCATATATCAATTGCAGCTTTCAAGAAACGATGACGTTAGACGGATTGGCCGGACAATTTTATATCAGCCCATCCTATTTAAGCAGAGTGTTTAAAAAAGTGACCGGCTTTCATCTTCAGGAGTATATCCGGCACATCAGGATCCGCGAAGCGAAAAAACGGCTTCGTGATACAGACGAGAAAATATTGGACATCGCTGCGGATACCGGTTTTAAGCATATCAGCCATTTCAATAAAGTGTTTAAAGAGATCGTCGGCATCCCGCCGCTTCAATACAGGAAAAAAAGCAGAGACATTTAA
- a CDS encoding NAD(P)H-dependent oxidoreductase, producing MQTAVIYAHPNPNSFNGAILNQVIKALEDGKHFYDVIDLYRDRFDPVLLFDEKKRRSDMNRDPETAEYRRIVKNADHLIFIYPLWWGGMPAIMKGFIDRVFAAGEAYTYQGKLPKGLLKARTASVYYTADAPSWYLRFWQRDADWVTVKDVMLKFCGVRRVKRLLFAGVKDSSEEKRTQWLDRVYRSIAPADRGISK from the coding sequence ATGCAGACTGCCGTTATATATGCACACCCAAATCCAAACAGTTTCAACGGAGCCATTTTAAATCAAGTCATAAAGGCGCTTGAGGACGGTAAGCATTTTTATGACGTCATTGATTTGTATAGAGACCGGTTTGATCCCGTTCTATTATTTGATGAAAAGAAAAGGCGCTCAGATATGAATCGCGATCCGGAAACTGCCGAATATCGAAGAATTGTCAAAAACGCCGACCATCTGATTTTCATTTATCCGCTTTGGTGGGGCGGAATGCCAGCGATCATGAAAGGCTTTATTGACCGCGTTTTTGCCGCCGGAGAAGCCTATACATATCAAGGAAAGCTGCCAAAAGGCCTGCTGAAGGCGCGCACGGCATCAGTTTACTACACGGCTGACGCTCCGTCTTGGTATTTGCGGTTTTGGCAGCGGGATGCCGACTGGGTGACGGTTAAAGATGTGATGTTGAAGTTTTGCGGCGTACGGCGGGTAAAGCGCCTGCTGTTTGCCGGCGTGAAAGACAGCTCTGAAGAAAAACGCACGCAATGGCTTGACCGTGTCTACCGGTCTATAGCTCCTGCAGATCGGGGGATCAGCAAATGA
- a CDS encoding NUDIX hydrolase, whose protein sequence is MTKEMKWLDWAKEIQAIAQAGLAYTKDDFDRERFEQLRELSCEIIADYTETDFSKVKELFAGESGYQTPKVDVRAVIFKDHKLLLVQEKADGKWALPGGWADIGFTPKEIAVKETLEETGLKVKAHKLLAVMDKKRHNHPPSAFHIYKLFISCQIVGGKAEAGTETQNLGFFSLENLPELSAARNTYEQIEYLFEKHDEVYCD, encoded by the coding sequence ATGACAAAGGAGATGAAGTGGCTGGATTGGGCAAAGGAAATTCAAGCTATCGCCCAGGCGGGGCTTGCCTATACAAAAGATGACTTTGATCGTGAACGTTTTGAGCAGCTTCGCGAGCTGAGCTGCGAAATCATCGCCGATTATACGGAAACGGACTTCTCTAAAGTGAAAGAGCTTTTTGCCGGGGAATCGGGCTATCAAACGCCTAAAGTCGATGTGAGAGCCGTAATTTTTAAAGATCATAAGCTCCTCCTTGTCCAGGAAAAAGCAGACGGCAAATGGGCGCTGCCAGGCGGATGGGCAGACATCGGCTTTACGCCGAAAGAAATCGCGGTTAAAGAAACGCTTGAAGAGACAGGTTTGAAAGTCAAGGCGCATAAACTTCTGGCGGTCATGGATAAAAAGCGCCACAACCACCCCCCTTCCGCCTTCCACATCTATAAGCTGTTTATCTCCTGTCAAATTGTCGGAGGCAAGGCGGAAGCGGGGACTGAAACACAAAACCTTGGTTTTTTCTCATTGGAGAATCTGCCTGAATTATCGGCAGCAAGGAATACCTATGAACAGATCGAATATCTTTTTGAAAAGCATGATGAAGTGTATTGCGACTAA
- the mprF gene encoding bifunctional lysylphosphatidylglycerol flippase/synthetase MprF — MKKNALAILRIVIPAAVLLFVFFQAKKELAGLSFKETFLIIDQINRIDLFILVFLGLAAILAMTLYDFVLVRSLGMKVSKWKTIKVSWIANSLNNVLGFGGLSGAGLRTILYKEHVDDVKKLIRGIAWLASSVLLGLSVLSLLVLAGILPAGDLFTEKTWVLLAVAGTAMIAPGAAVILMIKKKRSRGAEKGMRLSVFFSYLGASVIEWVAAAAVMYYSLATMGVELDLKTVIGVFTIASVAGMISLVPGGFGSFDLLFLVGMSQLGVDQEITLTAIVLYRIAYSFIPFVFGLIFAAADLTGNTMKRLEEKPIIAPAIETTNILLILHRALLFRLLNGSLSVIAFCSGAIVIASVALPIDRITLIPNISKFMLVFFNGLSLSFGLILLILPLELYRRTKRSYYMTLTALALAFLFTLFKGFNISAVFMIPVVFALFVLLRGQFTRERAVYTFGQIAWGAFIFLFTLLNYNIIASHIWEALGHLLVKDYFIHSERHVDFATFFALFFVPLYFAVFIWAFNRKTKEIGEEPDPEKLEAFLEEKGGNALSHLGFLGDKRFFYSSDGNALIQFAKVGQRLVVLGDPSGREDSFPLVIKEFLHAADQKGYLVIFYQIEREDMALYHDFGYRFFKLGEEAIVDLDTFTISGKKRAGLRAIYNRFEREGYTFHVEQPPFSREFLNELRQVSDEWLGRKKEKGFSLGFFQEDYLQKAPIAVLKSEEGEIVAFMNIMPMYREGEISIDLMRYSKKAPKGIMDALFIYLFQWGKEQGYTAFNMGMAPLSNVGTTFQSFWTERLAAVIFNNVSYMYSFSGLRSFKEKYKPVWRGKYLAYRKNRSLPVTMILVTRLIGRRTK, encoded by the coding sequence ATGAAAAAAAATGCGCTGGCGATTTTAAGGATCGTGATTCCGGCGGCTGTTCTTTTGTTTGTCTTTTTTCAAGCGAAAAAAGAACTGGCCGGGCTGTCTTTTAAAGAAACATTTTTGATTATCGATCAAATTAATCGGATTGACCTATTCATCCTTGTTTTTCTCGGACTTGCCGCCATTTTGGCGATGACATTATACGATTTTGTTCTGGTCCGCTCCCTCGGAATGAAGGTTTCGAAATGGAAAACGATCAAAGTATCATGGATCGCCAACTCACTTAACAATGTTCTCGGGTTCGGCGGATTGTCCGGTGCAGGATTGAGAACGATCCTTTACAAAGAGCATGTTGATGATGTGAAGAAGCTGATCAGGGGGATCGCTTGGCTTGCGTCTTCGGTTCTTCTCGGGCTGTCTGTCCTCAGCCTTCTCGTCCTTGCCGGAATTCTGCCTGCCGGGGATCTGTTTACAGAAAAAACGTGGGTGCTGCTGGCTGTTGCCGGTACGGCGATGATCGCTCCCGGTGCGGCCGTCATTTTAATGATCAAAAAGAAGAGAAGCAGAGGAGCCGAAAAGGGCATGCGGCTTTCGGTCTTCTTTTCTTATCTGGGTGCATCGGTGATCGAGTGGGTTGCCGCAGCAGCGGTCATGTATTATTCCCTTGCAACGATGGGCGTCGAATTGGACTTAAAAACCGTCATCGGCGTTTTTACGATTGCTTCGGTGGCCGGAATGATCAGTCTCGTTCCCGGCGGATTCGGTTCGTTCGACCTGCTTTTTTTGGTCGGAATGAGCCAGCTGGGGGTTGATCAGGAAATCACTCTGACGGCGATTGTGCTCTACCGGATCGCCTATTCGTTTATCCCTTTTGTGTTCGGTCTTATTTTTGCAGCAGCCGATTTGACTGGAAATACGATGAAGAGGCTCGAAGAAAAACCGATTATTGCCCCGGCAATAGAAACGACCAATATTCTGTTGATTTTACACAGAGCGCTCCTATTCAGACTGCTGAACGGTTCGCTTTCAGTCATCGCATTTTGCAGCGGAGCGATTGTGATCGCATCTGTGGCGCTGCCGATTGACAGGATTACATTGATACCGAATATTTCGAAGTTCATGCTGGTGTTTTTTAACGGTTTGTCCCTCAGTTTCGGCTTGATTTTGCTGATTCTGCCGCTTGAACTTTATCGGAGGACAAAGAGATCTTATTATATGACGCTGACCGCTTTGGCGCTTGCCTTTCTGTTCACGCTTTTTAAAGGCTTTAATATTAGCGCCGTCTTCATGATTCCTGTGGTGTTTGCCCTGTTTGTATTGCTGAGGGGGCAGTTTACAAGGGAGCGGGCTGTCTACACATTCGGGCAAATCGCATGGGGAGCTTTTATCTTCCTCTTTACTTTATTGAATTACAATATTATCGCTTCACACATTTGGGAGGCGCTCGGCCATCTTCTTGTGAAAGATTATTTCATTCACAGTGAACGCCATGTCGACTTCGCGACGTTTTTTGCGTTATTTTTCGTTCCGCTGTATTTCGCTGTTTTCATCTGGGCGTTTAACAGGAAAACGAAAGAGATCGGTGAAGAGCCTGATCCGGAGAAACTGGAGGCATTCTTAGAAGAAAAAGGCGGCAACGCTTTGAGCCATTTAGGCTTTTTAGGGGACAAGCGGTTTTTTTATTCAAGCGACGGGAATGCGCTGATTCAATTCGCCAAAGTCGGCCAGCGCCTCGTTGTGCTCGGCGACCCGTCCGGCCGGGAAGACTCGTTTCCGCTCGTGATCAAAGAATTCCTTCATGCGGCTGACCAAAAAGGGTATCTTGTCATTTTCTATCAGATCGAACGCGAAGACATGGCGCTCTATCATGACTTCGGATACCGCTTTTTCAAGCTTGGAGAAGAGGCGATTGTCGACCTTGACACCTTTACAATCAGCGGAAAAAAGCGGGCCGGACTAAGGGCGATCTACAACCGTTTTGAACGGGAAGGGTATACGTTCCATGTCGAACAGCCGCCGTTTTCGAGAGAATTCCTCAACGAGCTGAGGCAGGTGTCTGATGAATGGCTCGGCCGCAAAAAAGAAAAAGGCTTTTCGCTCGGGTTTTTTCAAGAAGATTATTTGCAAAAGGCGCCAATTGCCGTTTTAAAAAGCGAAGAAGGCGAGATCGTCGCGTTTATGAATATCATGCCGATGTACCGCGAAGGGGAAATATCCATCGATCTGATGCGCTATTCGAAAAAGGCGCCGAAAGGAATCATGGATGCGCTGTTCATCTATTTATTTCAATGGGGAAAAGAACAGGGCTACACGGCCTTCAATATGGGAATGGCCCCTTTATCGAATGTAGGGACAACGTTTCAGTCATTCTGGACGGAGCGGCTGGCCGCCGTGATTTTCAACAATGTCAGCTACATGTACAGTTTCAGCGGACTGCGGTCTTTTAAAGAAAAATATAAGCCGGTTTGGCGGGGGAAATATTTAGCCTATCGGAAAAACCGATCTCTCCCGGTAACGATGATCCTTGTGACAAGGCTGATCGGAAGGAGAACGAAATGA
- a CDS encoding PhzF family phenazine biosynthesis isomerase, producing MKPIEVLRYDAFSKTAGQGNPAGIVLEADGLTDWEMQKIAEQAGYNETAFLLPSESADIRIRYFTPGHEMNLCGHATVASLYALLEKGAIEAGAELKVETKAGVLSVYTASDGNRRFLVTLEQAPPCFQSFTGSRSQLAEALGISEADFHEALPVVYGSTGIWTLLVPVRDLAAIRRMKPVQAEFPNVLTEMPRASVHPFCLETIHRDCQLHGRHFSSPYSGTSEDPVTGTASGVMGAYMKTFGKEFCEEGQTDFQIEQGQEMGKDGKVKIEVAEQNGIMKVRMTGTAVFAEKQSFEV from the coding sequence ATGAAGCCAATTGAAGTATTAAGATATGACGCATTTTCAAAGACTGCGGGTCAAGGAAATCCGGCGGGCATCGTGCTTGAAGCAGACGGGTTGACCGATTGGGAGATGCAGAAGATCGCTGAACAGGCAGGCTATAATGAAACGGCTTTCCTGCTGCCGAGCGAGTCGGCCGACATAAGGATCCGCTACTTTACGCCGGGCCATGAAATGAATTTATGCGGACATGCGACTGTTGCTTCTCTTTATGCGCTTTTGGAAAAAGGCGCGATTGAAGCTGGCGCGGAGCTGAAGGTCGAAACAAAAGCGGGCGTCCTTTCTGTGTATACCGCCTCAGACGGCAATCGGCGTTTTTTGGTGACGCTGGAGCAGGCGCCCCCGTGTTTTCAGTCTTTCACAGGAAGCAGAAGCCAATTGGCGGAAGCGCTGGGGATCAGCGAAGCGGACTTTCATGAAGCATTGCCCGTTGTTTATGGAAGCACAGGTATATGGACATTGCTTGTGCCGGTGAGAGATTTGGCCGCAATCCGCAGGATGAAGCCCGTTCAAGCTGAATTTCCGAACGTTTTAACCGAGATGCCGCGAGCATCTGTCCACCCGTTTTGCCTGGAGACGATCCATCGGGATTGCCAGCTTCACGGCAGGCATTTTTCATCGCCTTATTCCGGAACGAGCGAAGATCCTGTCACAGGAACGGCATCAGGAGTGATGGGCGCTTATATGAAAACGTTCGGAAAGGAATTCTGTGAAGAGGGCCAGACTGATTTTCAGATCGAACAGGGCCAGGAAATGGGGAAAGACGGAAAAGTGAAAATCGAAGTTGCGGAACAAAACGGCATCATGAAAGTGCGCATGACAGGAACCGCTGTATTTGCTGAAAAGCAAAGCTTTGAAGTGTAA
- a CDS encoding nitroreductase family protein translates to MNDTLEIQSIRDCVRNRRTIRKFKQDPVPKEVVLELLEDAIYAPNHKLTEPWRFIYIGTENGKKKHADNLKAAFKELKPNMQEEQINKFREHILSVPAFLFVIMKEDENERVRRDDFAAVSCLIQNLQLLAWEKGIGMVWKSGEVLSHETLHRLMGLKRDEQVAALLQIGYPAEIPEAKHRTPAAQLFTELT, encoded by the coding sequence ATGAACGACACGCTAGAAATCCAAAGTATTCGCGATTGCGTCAGAAATAGAAGAACGATTCGAAAGTTTAAACAGGATCCGGTGCCGAAGGAAGTGGTGCTGGAACTCTTGGAAGATGCGATTTATGCTCCGAACCACAAGCTGACAGAACCGTGGCGATTCATTTATATCGGGACGGAAAACGGGAAAAAGAAGCATGCCGACAATTTAAAAGCGGCGTTTAAAGAGCTCAAGCCGAATATGCAGGAAGAACAAATCAATAAGTTCAGGGAGCATATTCTCAGCGTTCCGGCTTTTCTCTTCGTTATTATGAAAGAAGACGAAAACGAACGGGTCAGACGGGATGATTTTGCAGCCGTCAGCTGTTTAATCCAAAATCTGCAGCTGCTCGCTTGGGAAAAAGGCATCGGCATGGTATGGAAAAGCGGGGAAGTTCTCTCTCATGAAACACTGCACAGGTTAATGGGACTGAAGCGCGATGAGCAGGTAGCAGCTCTCTTGCAGATCGGATATCCTGCGGAAATTCCTGAAGCGAAGCACAGGACGCCGGCCGCACAGCTTTTTACCGAATTAACTTAA
- a CDS encoding YfhD family protein yields the protein MGRNAIHKNRDKNKQKLPQVPDQYKREADGVYEEYSAELADQDDREAQARMQAADKRAKKRQSK from the coding sequence ATGGGCAGAAATGCAATCCACAAAAACCGGGATAAAAACAAGCAAAAACTCCCTCAAGTTCCTGATCAGTATAAGCGAGAAGCTGACGGAGTGTATGAGGAATATTCAGCAGAACTCGCCGATCAGGATGACCGCGAAGCACAAGCCCGCATGCAGGCAGCTGATAAGCGCGCGAAAAAGCGGCAGTCAAAATAA
- a CDS encoding YfhE family protein gives MADKKKRERFKSTLNKTQEVRYSREFKMAERAAREKS, from the coding sequence ATGGCTGACAAGAAAAAACGCGAACGTTTTAAATCCACTCTGAACAAGACGCAGGAAGTCAGATATTCGCGCGAATTTAAAATGGCAGAGCGCGCCGCAAGGGAAAAATCGTAA
- a CDS encoding GNAT family N-acetyltransferase, translated as MLKKRELTDCYALFELMIHPDVFPFVRNKAETIEEYMFHVKNMIEEEEQGKLISRTILDEWENPIGCISLYEIEEQKGFLGTWLGKPYHGKGYNQRAKDAFFCELFYEKQIEAVFMKIRKTNMRSLKAAEKLPYAVKTDLDWAGSDTFHLYEIPKDLYTLYSMRTFEEENSRLKEA; from the coding sequence ATGCTGAAGAAACGGGAACTGACCGACTGCTATGCACTTTTTGAACTGATGATTCATCCGGATGTCTTCCCTTTTGTCAGAAATAAAGCGGAGACGATTGAAGAGTATATGTTTCATGTCAAAAACATGATTGAAGAGGAAGAACAGGGAAAGCTGATATCGCGAACAATACTTGATGAATGGGAAAACCCGATCGGCTGCATCAGCTTGTATGAAATCGAAGAGCAAAAAGGCTTCCTCGGCACATGGCTCGGCAAGCCTTACCATGGAAAAGGCTATAACCAGCGGGCGAAAGACGCGTTTTTTTGCGAGCTTTTTTATGAAAAGCAAATTGAAGCCGTTTTTATGAAAATCAGAAAAACAAATATGCGCTCCCTCAAAGCCGCGGAAAAGCTCCCATATGCCGTCAAGACTGATCTTGACTGGGCCGGCAGCGATACATTTCACCTGTATGAAATCCCGAAAGATTTGTACACGCTGTACAGCATGAGAACATTCGAGGAGGAAAACAGCCGGTTAAAAGAAGCTTAA